The Benincasa hispida cultivar B227 chromosome 11, ASM972705v1, whole genome shotgun sequence genome has a segment encoding these proteins:
- the LOC120091800 gene encoding uncharacterized protein LOC120091800, with protein sequence MKNKASSLLKKITSVLSAIAKAKSMAINTKFSATKARLLMLSMVKSKKILLDSLSHKIHTILGQNDNDHDDDNDDHSKAIVLYDAATAHASQYQPSGSVPMAAEVEKEDDKYPDLTHSLFDEEDDYDIDDAKLQAAGGSIIDMMRNSKEEGEEFKLEEEIDQAADLFIKRFRKQIRMQKLESFKRLQEMLARGT encoded by the coding sequence atgaagaacAAAGCCTCTAGTTTGTTGAAGAAAATCACTTCCGTTTTAAGTGCAATAGCAAAAGCCAAGTCCATGGCCATCAACACCAAATTCAGCGCCACCAAAGCTCGTCTTCTCATGCTGTCCATGGTCAAGTCCAAGAAAATTCTCCTGGACTCCCTCTCTCACAAGATTCACACCATTCTTGGGCAGAACGACAACGACCATGACGACGACAATGATGACCATAGCAAGGCCATCGTTCTCTACGATGCTGCCACTGCACATGCTAGCCAGTATCAGCCGAGTGGGAGCGTGCCGATGGCAGCCGAGGTTGAGAAAGAGGATGATAAGTATCCAGACCTAACACATTCGTTATTCGATGAAGAGGACGATTACGATATTGATGACGCTAAGCTGCAGGCTGCAGGCGGCTCGATTATCGATATGATGAGGAACTCCAAGGAAGAAGGAGAGGAGTTCAAGCTTGAGGAAGAGATTGATCAAGCGGCAGACTTATTTATAAAGAGGTTCCGGAAGCAGATACGCATGCAAAAGCTTGAATCTTTCAAGAGGCTTCAAGAGATGCTGGCTAGAGGGACTTGA